CCTGGACTCGAAGTGAAAAACTTGAGTTATAGTTATAAAGACAAAAGCATCCTGGAAGACGTCTGTCTGGAGATAAATCCGGGGGAATTTGCCGGCATTCTGGGGCCTAACGGTTCCGGTAAAACCACCCTGTTAAATAACATTAACCGGTGGCTTGTACCACAAAAGGGCAGCATATTAATAGAAGAACAAAAAGTTGAGAGTCTCTCACCTAAGACTTTAGCTCAATATGTGGCTACGGTGCCGCAGGAAACTTCGCTGGACCTTAGCTTTACCGTGGAAGAAATCGTTATGATGGGGAGAAACCCCTATTTGAAGACTTTCGAGCGGGAAAAGCCCCGGGACAAAACTATTATAGAAGAATGCATGAAAGCCGTAGGCATATGGAATTTAAAAGACAGGTATATCAATGAACTGAGCGGAGGAGAAAAGCAGCGGGCTTTAATAGCCCGCGCTCTCGCTCAACAGCCTAAAGTTCTGGTACTGGACGAGCCTATATCCCACCTGGACATAAATTATAAATGGGAAATTCTCGAATTGTTAAAAAATCTCTGTAAGAACATGAAAATAATTGTGCTGGCGGTCCTTCACGATATAAACCTGGCATCACTGTTCTGCGACAAATTGCTTCTTTTAAAAGATGGGAAGATTTTCAAATCAGGATCGCCTGAAGAAGTAATAACGGAGCAAAACATACGAGAAGTATTTGACGTCGATGTAAAGATTAACATACAACCCCAAAGCGGCCGCCCCATGATAACTTTTATTTCGCCGGTACATAAAGACACAAGACCGAGGAGCTGTGAAAGAATCCACGTTGTCTGCGGTGGCGGAGCGGGAGAAAAGATATTGCAGTACCTGAGGGAAAGAGGATACCAGGTATCGGCTGGAGTTTTGAATATCGGCGATACCGACTGGAAAACAGCAAAAAACCTCGGGGTTGATGTGATTGAGGACCTGCCCTTTTCACCGGTTTCCGAGGAAAAGGCAGAAGAAAACAAGTTGTACTTGGATAGAGCTGAGGCAATTATTATTTGTAACATACCCTTTGGCCATGGAAATTTAAAGAACCTCATCTTACTAAGAGATGTTGTTGCTAAAGGTGAAAAAAAGATTTTCGTTTTGCACGAGACTCCAATAGGACAGAGGGATTATACGGGCGGATTAGCCGCAAAAATCTATTCCCAAATTCTGAAGGAATCCGTAGTAATTAATTCCATTGAGGAATTACGAGACTTTTTTTAAAGTATGGAGGGCCAATTATGGTCAAAGTTAAACTGGGAGACGAAGTAGTACAGAGCAAAATAAAGTTCAGGGTGAGAATGGATTTTAAAGGCGAATATAAACCCGGAAAATTTTTGTTCGGAGGCAAGCCAATTGAGCAGGTTGCCCAAAACGTCAGAGAAGAACAGGTATCGCTTCTGCGAAACATACCCATACAGGGTATTTCCTTCGAGGATTGCGATGTATCGTCGGAGCCTTATGTGGTTTACGATGACGTATTAGGTGAAAAGGTAGCTTATGCCCCAGCTTTTCTCACTATTAACGCCGATTCTATCGAAGATATGATACGGTTTGTAATGCGGGAAGAGTTCAGGAAGATAGAAGTTTTAGAGCCCACACAAATGATAATAACCAATAAAGATCTGGAGAAAATACTATTTAAAATGGGTGAAGAACTCAGATCTCAACTTTTGCTTCTTGCAAGAAAACTTAAAAAATAACGGAGATGAGCATCGAAACCATGCCAAACAGAGTAGCGATCGTCGGAGGGGGAGCTGCCGGCCTTATGGCAGCTTATCAGGCATCTTTTCACGGCGCTGACGTGACATTGTTTGAACGAAATCAGAACTTGGGTAGGAAAATTTTAATTTCCGGCAAAGGACGCTGTAACCTGACAAATGCAAAAGACTTAGATGAATTTATCCAGAATATTCCCGGAAACGGAAAATTTCTTTACAGCGCTTTGACTAGATTTTCAAACAGGGATCTCATTTCCTTTTTTTACGGTCTGGGTGTTAAAACAAAAGTAGAGCGAGGGGGAAGAGTTTTCCCCGAATCGGATAAGGCCTCGGATGTTGTGCGAGCCTTTGAGAACGCTCTGGTCGAAACCGGGGTTAAAATCAGATACGGGATGAGGGTTAAGGAAGTTATAGCAGAAAAAGGAGCAGTAAAAGGTCTAATTTTTTATGATTCCGAAGAATTTTTTCCATGTGACAGGGTTATAGTGGCGACAGGAGGATTATCTTATCCATCAACCGGCTCCACCGGGGACGGGTATAATATTGCAAGAAAACTTGGGCATACTGTTGTGGAGCCA
The DNA window shown above is from Thermosediminibacter oceani DSM 16646 and carries:
- a CDS encoding ABC transporter ATP-binding protein is translated as MPGLEVKNLSYSYKDKSILEDVCLEINPGEFAGILGPNGSGKTTLLNNINRWLVPQKGSILIEEQKVESLSPKTLAQYVATVPQETSLDLSFTVEEIVMMGRNPYLKTFEREKPRDKTIIEECMKAVGIWNLKDRYINELSGGEKQRALIARALAQQPKVLVLDEPISHLDINYKWEILELLKNLCKNMKIIVLAVLHDINLASLFCDKLLLLKDGKIFKSGSPEEVITEQNIREVFDVDVKINIQPQSGRPMITFISPVHKDTRPRSCERIHVVCGGGAGEKILQYLRERGYQVSAGVLNIGDTDWKTAKNLGVDVIEDLPFSPVSEEKAEENKLYLDRAEAIIICNIPFGHGNLKNLILLRDVVAKGEKKIFVLHETPIGQRDYTGGLAAKIYSQILKESVVINSIEELRDFF